The following proteins are encoded in a genomic region of Mycolicibacterium rutilum:
- a CDS encoding prenyltransferase/squalene oxidase repeat-containing protein, with translation MLTSEIPGVPGVLTPAQCRQTAESIAATQESSGALPWFPGGHTDPWDHIENAMALTAAGLLEPARAAFEWSRRMQRSDGSWPIQLRNGVIEDANSDSNFCAYIATGVWHHVLVTGDRRFAETMWPVVTKAIDFVLDMQLNRGEIAWARSASGLEPEALMTGCASIYHSIRCALALADYFDDPQPEWEVAVGRLGHAIAHHPEAFTVKDRWSMEWYYPVLGGAVHGAAARARIDERWDDFVVPGLGIRCVDDRPWVTGAETCELVMALDAIGDTVRAREQFAAMHHLREADGSYWTGLVFADGKRWPEERTTWTGAAMILAADALSCTTPANGIFRGVGLPRGLEGSYDCECATSDR, from the coding sequence GTGCTGACCTCTGAGATCCCCGGCGTTCCGGGCGTACTGACGCCTGCGCAGTGCCGCCAGACCGCGGAGTCGATCGCCGCGACGCAGGAGTCTTCCGGCGCGTTGCCGTGGTTCCCCGGCGGGCACACCGATCCCTGGGACCACATCGAGAACGCGATGGCGCTCACGGCGGCGGGCCTGCTGGAACCGGCCAGGGCGGCGTTCGAGTGGTCCCGCAGGATGCAGCGGTCCGACGGGTCATGGCCCATCCAGCTGCGCAACGGCGTGATCGAGGATGCCAACAGCGACAGCAACTTCTGCGCCTACATCGCCACCGGTGTCTGGCACCACGTGCTGGTGACCGGCGACCGCCGGTTCGCCGAGACGATGTGGCCGGTCGTCACCAAGGCCATCGACTTCGTCCTCGACATGCAGCTCAACCGCGGTGAAATCGCCTGGGCGCGTAGCGCTTCGGGGCTGGAGCCGGAAGCCCTGATGACGGGCTGCGCCAGCATCTACCACAGCATCCGCTGCGCGTTGGCGCTCGCCGACTACTTCGACGACCCGCAGCCCGAATGGGAGGTCGCGGTCGGCAGGCTCGGACACGCGATCGCCCACCACCCCGAGGCGTTCACGGTCAAGGACCGCTGGTCGATGGAGTGGTACTACCCGGTGCTCGGCGGCGCGGTGCACGGCGCAGCGGCGCGGGCGCGCATCGACGAGCGGTGGGACGACTTCGTCGTGCCGGGGCTGGGCATCCGCTGCGTGGACGACCGGCCGTGGGTGACCGGGGCCGAAACCTGCGAACTGGTCATGGCTTTGGACGCGATCGGGGACACCGTGCGGGCCCGCGAGCAGTTCGCGGCCATGCACCATCTGCGTGAGGCCGACGGCTCCTACTGGACCGGGCTGGTGTTCGCCGACGGGAAGCGGTGGCCCGAGGAGCGCACGACCTGGACCGGTGCGGCGATGATCCTGGCGGCCGACGCGCTGTCGTGCACCACGCCGGCCAACGGCATCTTCCGTGGCGTCGGGCTGCCGCGCGGCCTCGAGGGTTCCTACGACTGCGAGTGCGCCACCAGCGACCGCTAG
- a CDS encoding class I SAM-dependent methyltransferase has protein sequence MRTTDELFALAEQVTGFMPPDEGRALFDAAVNYLADGIGVEIGTYCGKSTVLLGAAAQQTGGVIYTVDHHHGSEEHQPGWEYHDAAMVDAVTGLFDTLPTARRTLDAAGFDDHVVAVVGRSPVVARGWRTPLRLLFIDGGHTEEAAQRDFDGWARWVQVGGALIIHDVFPNPDEGGQAPFHIYQRALKTGDFREVSAKGSMRVLERTSGEAGQAL, from the coding sequence ATGCGCACCACTGATGAACTCTTCGCACTGGCCGAGCAGGTCACCGGTTTCATGCCGCCCGACGAGGGCCGGGCGCTGTTCGACGCGGCGGTGAACTACCTCGCCGACGGCATCGGGGTTGAGATCGGCACCTACTGCGGCAAGTCGACCGTGCTGCTCGGCGCCGCAGCCCAGCAGACCGGCGGCGTGATCTACACCGTCGACCACCACCACGGCTCCGAGGAGCACCAGCCAGGGTGGGAGTACCACGACGCGGCGATGGTCGACGCGGTCACCGGCCTGTTCGACACGCTGCCGACGGCGCGGCGCACGCTCGACGCCGCGGGCTTCGACGATCACGTCGTCGCGGTGGTCGGGCGCTCGCCGGTGGTGGCGCGCGGCTGGCGCACCCCGCTGCGGCTGCTGTTCATCGACGGCGGGCACACCGAGGAGGCCGCGCAGCGCGACTTCGACGGCTGGGCCAGATGGGTGCAGGTCGGCGGCGCGCTGATCATCCACGACGTGTTCCCCAACCCCGACGAGGGCGGGCAGGCGCCGTTCCACATCTACCAAAGAGCTTTGAAGACAGGCGATTTCCGCGAGGTGTCGGCGAAGGGATCGATGCGGGTGCTGGAGCGGACCAGCGGCGAGGCGGGGCAGGCGCTCTAG
- a CDS encoding TetR family transcriptional regulator, translating to MSETALESTRRRLTAKQADTVERLGRAALELLHREGFAGLTVRRVAAEAGVGAATAYTYFSSKEHLIAEVFWRRLASSPPAEHVSDDPATRVIEVLRHIALLVADEPEFAGAVTTALLGRDPDVEVLRQRIGGDIRDRLTAALGADTDTDVIDTLEMLYSGALVRAGMGYASYTEIAERLEKSARLMLS from the coding sequence GTGTCCGAAACGGCCCTGGAGTCGACTCGGCGCCGATTGACCGCCAAGCAGGCAGACACCGTCGAACGGCTCGGCCGCGCAGCGCTCGAACTCCTGCACCGCGAAGGTTTCGCCGGGCTGACCGTGCGCCGGGTGGCCGCCGAGGCCGGGGTCGGCGCGGCCACCGCCTACACGTACTTCTCCAGCAAGGAACACCTGATCGCCGAGGTGTTCTGGCGCCGGCTCGCGAGTTCTCCGCCTGCCGAACACGTCTCGGATGACCCGGCGACCCGGGTGATCGAGGTGCTGCGGCACATCGCCCTGCTGGTTGCCGACGAGCCGGAGTTCGCCGGCGCCGTCACCACCGCGCTGCTGGGCCGCGACCCCGACGTCGAGGTGCTGCGGCAGCGCATCGGCGGCGACATCCGGGACCGGCTCACCGCCGCACTGGGTGCCGACACCGACACCGACGTCATCGACACGCTCGAGATGTTGTACTCCGGCGCGCTGGTGCGCGCGGGCATGGGTTACGCGTCCTACACCGAGATCGCCGAGCGACTGGAGAAATCCGCCCGCCTGATGCTGAGCTGA
- a CDS encoding TetR/AcrR family transcriptional regulator, whose translation MSTALDNGARPAADDPFRGRLLDGLASSINERGYRDTTVADIVRDARTSKRTFYEQFASKEDCLIELLRRNNDILIANIVAAVDPEADWRAQVRQAVTAYVDHISARQAITLAWIREAPALGVVAHPLHRTAMEHLTDMLVDLSDNPGFRRADLAPISRPLALIILGGLRELTALLLEDGRDLREIIEPAVTASQAILGGR comes from the coding sequence ATGAGCACAGCGCTGGACAACGGTGCGCGCCCCGCGGCCGACGACCCGTTCCGGGGCCGGCTGCTCGACGGGCTGGCGTCCTCGATCAACGAGCGCGGCTACCGCGACACCACCGTCGCCGACATCGTGCGCGACGCCCGCACCTCCAAGCGCACGTTCTACGAGCAGTTCGCCTCCAAAGAGGACTGCCTGATCGAACTGCTGCGGCGCAACAACGACATCCTGATCGCCAACATCGTGGCCGCGGTGGACCCCGAGGCGGACTGGCGCGCGCAGGTCCGCCAGGCCGTCACCGCCTACGTCGACCACATCTCGGCCCGGCAGGCGATCACGTTGGCCTGGATCCGTGAGGCGCCCGCGCTCGGGGTGGTGGCCCACCCATTGCACCGCACGGCGATGGAGCACCTCACCGACATGCTCGTCGACCTGTCGGACAATCCCGGCTTCCGTCGCGCGGACCTGGCGCCCATCTCGCGGCCGCTGGCGCTGATCATCCTGGGCGGGCTGCGCGAGCTGACCGCGCTGCTGCTCGAGGACGGGCGCGACCTGCGCGAGATCATCGAACCCGCGGTCACCGCGTCGCAGGCCATCCTCGGCGGGCGCTGA
- a CDS encoding cytochrome P450: MSEAVVVQPPTEVPTPPRAVRLPPRPPIPKPLLAVAFSISRSWTVARLARRYGPAFTLNLPVFGPTVVLGEPSLAKQLFAANTDDVGNIQPNLSRVLGPGSVFALDGAEHRKRRRLLTPPFHGRSIKNYEAIFEEETLREAANWPQGQAFETLEPMMRITLNAILRAVFGADGEQLDELRRIIPPWVTLGSRVASLPAPSRTYSRFSPWGRLAEYRRQYDAVVERLIARVAADPDLESRDDVLALLLRSTYEDGSAMSHKDIGDELLTLLAAGHETTASTMAWVFERITRHPQVLARLVEEAATDAGEYRQATLAEVQRARTVIDFAGRHVYAPTVEIGEWVIPQGHSILASISLMHDRSEEWADPDRFDPQRHLGTRPPTFAFLPFGGGTRRCVGAVFANVEMDIVLRTVLRHFEIDTTTAPGEKVYSRGVAYTPRDGGRMVVHRRDTPLAQENR; this comes from the coding sequence ATGAGCGAAGCCGTCGTCGTCCAACCGCCCACCGAAGTGCCGACGCCGCCGCGCGCCGTGCGGTTGCCACCGCGTCCGCCGATTCCGAAACCGCTGCTGGCGGTCGCGTTCTCCATCTCGCGCAGCTGGACCGTGGCGCGACTCGCGCGCCGGTACGGGCCGGCCTTCACGCTCAATCTTCCCGTCTTCGGGCCCACGGTCGTCCTCGGCGAGCCGAGCCTGGCCAAGCAACTGTTCGCGGCCAACACCGACGACGTCGGCAACATTCAGCCCAACCTGTCCCGCGTGCTCGGGCCGGGGTCGGTGTTCGCACTCGACGGCGCCGAGCACCGCAAGCGCCGCCGCCTGCTCACCCCGCCGTTCCACGGCCGCAGCATCAAGAACTACGAGGCGATCTTCGAAGAGGAGACGCTGCGCGAGGCCGCGAACTGGCCTCAGGGCCAGGCGTTCGAGACCCTCGAGCCGATGATGCGGATCACGCTGAACGCGATCCTGCGCGCGGTGTTCGGGGCCGACGGCGAACAACTCGACGAACTGCGTCGCATCATCCCGCCGTGGGTGACGTTGGGCTCGCGGGTCGCGTCGCTGCCCGCTCCGTCGCGCACCTACAGCCGCTTCAGCCCATGGGGGCGGCTCGCCGAGTACCGCAGGCAGTACGACGCCGTCGTCGAGCGGCTGATCGCCAGGGTCGCGGCCGATCCGGATCTGGAGTCCCGCGACGACGTGCTGGCGCTGCTGCTGCGCAGCACCTACGAAGACGGATCGGCCATGTCGCACAAGGACATCGGCGACGAACTGCTGACCCTGCTGGCGGCGGGCCACGAGACGACCGCCTCCACAATGGCCTGGGTGTTCGAGCGCATCACCCGCCATCCGCAGGTGCTGGCCCGGCTCGTCGAGGAAGCCGCGACCGACGCCGGCGAATACCGACAGGCCACGTTGGCCGAGGTGCAGCGGGCGCGCACCGTCATCGACTTCGCGGGCAGGCACGTCTACGCGCCGACCGTCGAAATCGGCGAATGGGTGATCCCGCAGGGCCATTCGATCCTGGCGAGCATCTCGCTGATGCACGACCGGTCCGAGGAGTGGGCGGACCCGGACCGCTTCGACCCGCAGCGCCACCTCGGCACCCGGCCGCCGACGTTCGCGTTCCTGCCGTTCGGCGGCGGCACCCGCCGCTGCGTCGGCGCGGTGTTCGCGAACGTCGAGATGGACATCGTGCTGCGAACCGTGTTGCGCCACTTCGAGATCGACACCACCACCGCGCCGGGCGAGAAGGTGTACTCGCGCGGCGTGGCCTACACCCCCCGCGACGGCGGCCGCATGGTGGTGCACCGTCGCGACACCCCGTTGGCACAGGAGAACCGATGA
- a CDS encoding cytochrome P450: MTNAAVDTAQTITPPAVPLPKAVQLVLMAGFRRWYLRTAIKRYGSVFSINVPFFGRSVVVADPALARQVFLASTDDLINVQPNLSRIFGPGSVFALDGSEHRKRRKLLAPPFHGQSIKNYEKVIEEETLRETATWPQGVEFRSLEPMNRITLNVILRTVFGADGAELDYLREIIPPWVELGSRMATLPEPSFNTGPRSPWGRLAEFRRNFDRTVFALIDKAQADPRLEDRTDILALLLRSTYEDGTPMSPQDVSDELLTLLGAGHETTASTLAWAFERLRRHPDVLARLVEENDRGETNEYRQAFIQELQRNRTVIDFSGRHVLAPHFDLGPWRIPHGYTVMIAMANIHANAEVFPAPERFDPDRFLNTRTPTAWIPFGGGTRRCIGAAFANVEMDVVLRTVLQHFTIQTDSEADEKVHFRGVAFTPKAGGKIVVRRR, encoded by the coding sequence ATGACGAACGCAGCCGTCGACACAGCGCAGACCATCACCCCGCCGGCGGTGCCGCTGCCCAAAGCGGTGCAGCTGGTGCTGATGGCCGGCTTCCGCCGGTGGTACCTGCGTACCGCGATCAAGCGCTACGGATCGGTGTTCTCGATCAACGTGCCGTTCTTCGGGCGCAGCGTCGTCGTCGCTGATCCGGCCCTGGCGCGGCAGGTGTTCCTCGCGAGCACCGACGACCTGATCAACGTGCAACCGAACCTGAGCCGAATCTTCGGTCCCGGTTCGGTGTTCGCGCTCGACGGGTCAGAGCACCGCAAGCGCCGCAAGCTGCTGGCGCCGCCGTTTCACGGCCAGAGCATCAAGAACTACGAGAAGGTCATCGAAGAGGAGACGCTGCGCGAGACGGCGACGTGGCCGCAGGGCGTCGAGTTCCGCAGCCTGGAGCCGATGAACCGGATCACGCTGAACGTCATCCTGCGCACGGTGTTCGGCGCCGACGGCGCAGAACTCGACTACCTGCGCGAGATCATCCCGCCGTGGGTCGAACTGGGCTCGCGGATGGCCACGCTGCCCGAGCCGTCGTTCAACACCGGCCCGCGCAGCCCGTGGGGACGGCTGGCCGAGTTCCGCCGCAACTTCGACCGCACCGTGTTCGCGCTGATCGACAAGGCCCAGGCCGACCCGCGACTCGAGGACCGCACCGACATCCTGGCGCTGCTGCTGCGCAGCACCTACGAGGACGGCACGCCGATGTCGCCGCAGGACGTCTCCGACGAACTGCTGACCCTGCTCGGCGCGGGCCACGAGACCACGGCGTCGACGCTGGCGTGGGCGTTCGAGCGGCTGCGTCGCCACCCCGACGTGCTGGCCCGCCTCGTCGAGGAGAACGACCGCGGCGAGACCAACGAGTACCGGCAGGCGTTCATCCAGGAGCTGCAACGCAACCGGACGGTCATCGACTTCTCCGGAAGGCACGTGCTGGCACCGCATTTCGATCTGGGTCCGTGGCGGATCCCGCACGGCTACACCGTGATGATCGCGATGGCCAACATCCACGCCAACGCCGAGGTGTTTCCCGCGCCGGAGCGCTTCGACCCCGACCGGTTCCTCAACACCAGGACACCGACCGCGTGGATTCCGTTCGGCGGCGGCACCCGCCGCTGCATCGGCGCCGCGTTCGCCAACGTCGAGATGGACGTCGTGCTACGAACAGTGTTGCAGCACTTCACCATTCAGACGGACAGCGAAGCCGACGAGAAGGTGCACTTCCGCGGCGTCGCGTTCACGCCGAAGGCAGGCGGCAAGATCGTCGTGCGCCGCCGCTGA
- the msrA gene encoding peptide-methionine (S)-S-oxide reductase MsrA: MSDYRRAILAGGCFWGMQDLIRKQPGVVSTRVGYTGGENDHPTYRNHPGHAEAIEIVYDPARTDYRALLEFFFQIHDPTTKNRQGNDVGTSYRSAIFYLDDEQQRVAVDTIADVDASGLWPGKVVTEVTPAAEFWEAEPEHQDYLERYPSGYTCHFPRPGWKLPKRESAQA, from the coding sequence ATGAGCGACTACAGAAGGGCGATCCTGGCGGGCGGCTGCTTCTGGGGCATGCAGGACCTGATCCGCAAGCAGCCGGGCGTGGTGTCCACCCGCGTCGGCTACACCGGCGGCGAGAACGACCACCCCACCTACCGCAATCACCCCGGGCACGCCGAGGCGATCGAGATCGTCTACGACCCCGCCCGCACCGACTACCGGGCGCTGCTGGAGTTCTTCTTCCAGATCCACGATCCGACCACCAAGAACCGGCAGGGCAACGACGTCGGCACCAGCTACCGGTCGGCGATCTTCTACCTCGACGACGAGCAGCAGCGCGTCGCGGTCGACACGATCGCCGACGTCGACGCCTCGGGCCTGTGGCCCGGCAAGGTCGTCACCGAGGTGACCCCGGCCGCCGAGTTCTGGGAGGCCGAACCCGAGCACCAGGACTACCTGGAGCGCTACCCGAGCGGGTACACCTGCCACTTCCCGCGGCCCGGCTGGAAGCTGCCCAAGCGCGAGAGCGCCCAGGCCTGA
- the msrB gene encoding peptide-methionine (R)-S-oxide reductase MsrB produces the protein MKRYHKNPAAVHALSPEQYHVTQRNGTERPFTGEYWDNHEPGIYVDVVSGEPLFASTDKFDSGSGWPSFTRPIESANVIEKRDFSHLMIRTEVRSAHGDSHLGHVFTDGPRDQGGLRYCINSASLRFIGYDELEAEGYGEYKKLFSTEEAQA, from the coding sequence ATGAAGCGATATCACAAGAATCCTGCCGCGGTGCACGCGCTGTCGCCGGAGCAGTATCACGTCACGCAGCGCAACGGCACCGAGCGCCCGTTCACCGGCGAGTACTGGGACAACCACGAACCCGGCATCTACGTCGACGTGGTGTCCGGCGAACCGCTGTTCGCCTCGACCGACAAGTTCGACAGCGGCTCGGGCTGGCCCAGTTTCACCCGGCCGATCGAATCGGCGAATGTGATCGAGAAGCGCGACTTCTCGCATCTGATGATCCGCACCGAGGTGCGGTCGGCGCACGGCGACAGCCACCTCGGGCACGTGTTCACCGACGGGCCGCGCGACCAGGGAGGGTTGCGCTACTGCATCAACTCGGCTTCGCTGAGGTTCATCGGTTACGACGAGCTCGAGGCCGAGGGTTACGGCGAGTACAAGAAGCTTTTCAGCACGGAGGAGGCGCAGGCATGA
- a CDS encoding nuclear transport factor 2 family protein, whose amino-acid sequence MTSSTFSRDELAAAFDQFEATVDRAAQTRDWDPWVDQYTPDVTYVEHAAGTMRGREQVRPWIWQTMESFPGSYMTSFPSLWTVIDEATGRIICELDNPLRDPGDGTVISATNISILTYAGDGLWRRQEDIYNPLRFVKATVKWCRKAAELGTLPPEADAWMKQYGGNK is encoded by the coding sequence GTGACGAGCAGCACCTTCAGCCGCGACGAACTCGCCGCGGCCTTCGACCAGTTCGAGGCCACCGTCGACCGCGCCGCCCAGACCCGCGACTGGGATCCATGGGTTGACCAGTACACCCCCGACGTCACCTACGTCGAGCACGCCGCGGGCACGATGCGCGGACGCGAACAGGTGCGGCCGTGGATCTGGCAGACGATGGAGTCCTTCCCAGGCAGCTACATGACGTCGTTCCCGTCGTTGTGGACCGTCATCGACGAGGCGACCGGCCGGATCATCTGCGAGCTCGACAACCCGCTGCGCGACCCCGGCGACGGCACCGTCATCAGCGCCACCAACATCTCGATCCTGACCTACGCGGGCGACGGGCTGTGGCGCCGCCAGGAGGACATCTACAACCCGCTGCGCTTCGTCAAGGCGACGGTCAAGTGGTGCCGCAAGGCCGCCGAACTCGGCACGCTGCCGCCCGAGGCCGACGCGTGGATGAAGCAGTACGGAGGTAACAAGTGA
- a CDS encoding NAD-dependent epimerase/dehydratase family protein: MSKLVIGANGFLGSHVTRLLVGDGHDVRAMVRPTAKTVGIDDLTVERIHGDIWDDDVLRAAMDGVDDVYYCVVDTRGWLKDPAPLFRTNVDGTRNVLEVAKDAGLRRFVYTSSYVTVGRRRGHVATEDDVIRDKGLTPYVRSRVQAENLVLQYAREHGLPAVAMCVSTTYGGGDWGRTPHGAIIAGAAFGKLPFVMSGIELEAVGIDDAARAMILAAEHGRVGERYLISEKMITNAEVVRLAAAAAGMPAPARSVPLPLSYAMATLGTVKARLTGTDERLSLESLRLMRAEAPVDCTKARRELGWQPRPVEESIREAARFWAGLRDARRRSKAG; this comes from the coding sequence GTGAGCAAGCTGGTCATCGGCGCCAACGGGTTCCTCGGCTCGCACGTGACCCGGCTGCTGGTCGGCGACGGGCACGACGTGCGCGCGATGGTGCGGCCCACCGCGAAGACCGTCGGCATCGACGACCTGACCGTCGAACGGATCCACGGCGACATCTGGGACGACGACGTGCTGCGCGCCGCGATGGACGGCGTCGACGACGTCTACTACTGCGTCGTGGACACCCGCGGCTGGCTCAAGGACCCGGCGCCGCTGTTCCGCACCAACGTCGACGGCACCCGCAATGTGCTCGAGGTCGCGAAGGACGCCGGGCTGCGCCGGTTCGTCTACACCAGCAGTTACGTCACCGTCGGGCGCCGGCGCGGCCACGTCGCCACCGAGGACGACGTGATCCGCGACAAGGGCCTGACCCCGTACGTGCGCTCGCGGGTGCAGGCCGAGAACCTGGTGCTGCAGTACGCGCGCGAGCACGGCCTGCCCGCGGTGGCGATGTGCGTGTCGACCACCTACGGCGGCGGCGACTGGGGCCGCACTCCGCACGGCGCGATCATCGCCGGCGCCGCGTTCGGCAAGCTGCCGTTCGTGATGAGCGGTATCGAACTCGAGGCGGTCGGCATCGACGATGCCGCTCGCGCAATGATTCTGGCGGCCGAGCACGGCCGCGTCGGCGAACGCTACCTGATCTCGGAGAAGATGATCACCAACGCCGAGGTGGTGCGTCTCGCCGCCGCGGCCGCCGGAATGCCGGCGCCGGCCAGGTCCGTCCCACTGCCGCTGTCCTATGCGATGGCCACGCTCGGCACCGTCAAGGCGAGGCTGACGGGCACCGACGAACGGCTGTCACTGGAGTCGCTGCGGCTGATGCGCGCCGAAGCGCCCGTCGACTGCACCAAGGCCAGACGCGAACTCGGTTGGCAGCCGCGCCCGGTCGAGGAGTCGATCCGCGAGGCCGCGCGGTTCTGGGCCGGCCTGCGCGACGCCCGGCGCCGCAGCAAGGCCGGCTGA
- a CDS encoding class I SAM-dependent methyltransferase has translation MPDKLRVDLSGAPQTMLATLHAKALDADLPHPILGDRFAKEIVDRIDYDWSRTAITAANSPSVTTRSAHFDRWARQYLAVHPKAVVLHLGCGLDSRVFRLDPGPDVDWFDVDYPDVAELRTRLYPDREHYRVIAASVTDPAWLTEIPADRPVLVIAEGLTMYLTRDDGIALLRRIVDQFPSGELHFDAFNRLGIRSQWANAVVRRAGARLDWGIDGPDDIVHALPGVRLLAWLSPFDSPTFRDVAWYYRALAQAMSLVPSLRYMAQYHRYAF, from the coding sequence ATGCCCGACAAACTGCGCGTCGACCTGTCCGGGGCACCGCAGACGATGCTCGCGACGTTGCACGCCAAGGCGCTCGACGCCGACCTGCCGCACCCGATACTGGGAGACCGGTTCGCCAAGGAGATCGTCGACCGCATCGACTATGACTGGTCGCGGACGGCGATCACCGCCGCCAACTCACCGTCGGTGACCACCCGCAGCGCCCACTTCGACAGGTGGGCCCGGCAGTATCTGGCAGTGCACCCGAAAGCTGTTGTGCTGCATCTGGGTTGCGGCCTGGACTCGCGGGTGTTCCGGCTCGACCCCGGCCCCGACGTCGACTGGTTCGACGTCGACTACCCCGACGTCGCCGAGCTGCGCACGCGCCTCTACCCGGATCGTGAGCACTACCGCGTCATCGCCGCCTCCGTCACCGATCCGGCCTGGCTGACCGAAATCCCCGCCGACCGGCCGGTTCTGGTGATCGCCGAGGGCCTGACGATGTACCTGACACGCGACGACGGGATCGCGTTGCTGCGCCGCATCGTCGACCAATTCCCGTCGGGCGAACTGCATTTCGATGCGTTCAACCGGCTCGGCATCCGCTCGCAGTGGGCCAACGCGGTGGTGCGCCGCGCCGGGGCGAGGCTGGACTGGGGCATCGACGGTCCCGACGACATCGTCCACGCGCTGCCCGGCGTGCGGCTGCTGGCCTGGCTGTCGCCGTTCGACTCGCCGACGTTCCGTGACGTCGCCTGGTACTACCGCGCGCTGGCGCAGGCGATGTCGCTGGTCCCGTCGCTGCGGTACATGGCCCAGTACCACCGCTACGCGTTCTGA
- a CDS encoding enoyl-CoA hydratase-related protein, whose protein sequence is MPELDKNGAVYVLTLGDDENRFHPDRLTAINAALDEVEAADGPRAVVTTGANKFYSNGLDLDFMAAHPDAAEANLGEVHALFARVLAFPAPIIAAVAGHAFAAGAMLALSHDQIVMRADRGYFCLPEVDLGIPFTAGMNALIRSRLPIATAHEAMTTGRRYGGQDALAAGIVAATAGEGEVLDTAVARAEALAAKAGPVFGAIKARLYAEVIAELRAS, encoded by the coding sequence ATGCCCGAACTCGACAAGAACGGCGCGGTGTACGTGCTGACGCTCGGCGACGACGAGAACCGCTTCCATCCCGACCGGCTGACCGCGATCAACGCCGCGCTCGACGAGGTCGAGGCGGCCGACGGTCCGCGCGCGGTGGTCACGACCGGCGCAAACAAGTTCTACTCGAACGGCCTCGACCTCGACTTCATGGCCGCGCATCCCGACGCCGCCGAGGCCAACCTCGGCGAGGTGCACGCCTTGTTCGCGCGGGTGCTGGCCTTCCCGGCGCCCATCATCGCCGCCGTCGCCGGCCACGCGTTCGCCGCGGGCGCGATGCTCGCGCTCTCGCACGACCAGATCGTGATGCGCGCGGACCGCGGCTACTTCTGCCTGCCTGAGGTCGACCTCGGCATCCCGTTCACGGCGGGCATGAACGCCCTGATCCGGTCGAGGCTGCCGATCGCGACCGCGCACGAGGCGATGACGACCGGGCGCCGCTACGGCGGCCAGGACGCCCTCGCGGCGGGCATCGTGGCCGCGACCGCGGGTGAGGGCGAGGTGCTCGACACCGCGGTGGCGCGTGCGGAAGCGTTGGCCGCCAAAGCCGGTCCGGTGTTCGGGGCGATCAAGGCTCGCCTCTATGCGGAGGTGATCGCCGAGCTGCGCGCGTCGTAG